The candidate division KSB1 bacterium genome contains the following window.
CTAAACTACTGATTCACCGGATTTTAAGATTACGCTGATTTTATTATTTGGGAATCAGAAAATAAAAGGCCTTTTTTTGATTATTTACATATCACAACTCAAGCTGAAATCCCAACCTCACATTCCGAATCGGTTCTAAAAAGCGCTCACGGGTTGTATAATTGTAGTTGAACAGGTTATGAATCCCGCCGGTAAAGCGAATGAAATCCCATTGATAATTCATTTTCATATTCCATAGACGCATGGGAACACGATCATCCAGGGGAAAGACCTGTACCCGGTCGGATCGACTCATGTATTGGTACTCGAGCTGAACATCGAAATTACCCCACTTAAATGAAGGGATGAACTTCAGGATTTTCCGCGGCCGATAGAATAAATATTTTCCTGTTGTCAAATCTTCATGGTCCATGATGGTTGCACTTGCATCTAAACCAATGTGGTTATTCCAAAATGACAGTTTACTGGATAGTTCTATACCTTGGATCCGCGGCCTGGCGATATTCAGAAACTGCACCGAGTTTGAGGTAATATCGATTGTTGGCTCGATCAAATCCCAATAATCATTTTGAAAAACTGCAATATCACCAACCCAAGTATTGGTTAGATGGAAGCGGCTGCCAAGTTCAAATGACCAGGCACGCTCTGACTTTAGTTCCGGGTTGGGGAGCAATTCGAAACCGGCATAACTCAGATTGAGAAAACGCTCAATAATGGCCGGTGGCCTGAATCCTTTACCAGCTGAAGCGCGCAACGACCAGTCGGGATTGACCAAATAATTAAGTCCAATCCTTGGTGAAAATGTTTTTTCGGCCGGACGATCGTCGAGTTGATAATAATCATAGCGGAAGCCTGAAGTAACAGTCAGTGCGGTGATTGGTATGAATTCGTGTTGAATGTAAGGTCCTATGGTGTAAGCTTCGTGTTTTCCGATATGGATGATATGTGCTTTATCCGCTTTGTATTCCAACCCCGCCGTAATCGTGTGGTTCTTCGACGGGATCCAAATTCCCGACCATTCCATTCCGGGTCCAATCGCCGGGAAGAATTCGTCCGGTTTGTCGAATTTATTACCCAGTAATAATTCATTCAGGGAAAATCGAATTTTGCTGGAGAGTTTTGCTGAGTGGGTATGTTGAAAGATTACATAAAACTGCCCCTGGTTAATTTTAGCCAGTTCTGTCGCGGCATCTTCATTTGGTGTCAATAAAACGTTTGCTTGATCTTTCCACATGATAAATTCACCGCGGCGATCACGCATTAGCGAACCATAAATTGTTAGATTGGAATTCGAATTAAATGCATAGTGGATTTTCGCCGAGCCGATCACACGATGGTGGTATCCGTTTTCTTTGTAGCCGGTATTTTCATCTCGCCTTAGTGAGACCTGCAAGCCAATTTTCCCGAATTGCTTCGAATAGCTGATATCCTGCCTGTTAAAGTGCCGGGTGCGGTCCGTCCATCGCCATTCTTTATGATAGGGATCATCATAAATTCCTGCCGACGTTTGAATGATTAGTTTTCCTTTTTGACTTGGTTTTTTCGTAATGATATTAATGACGCCGCCCAGGGCATTAGCGCCATAAAGAAACGATCCTGCGCCTTTAATCACTTCGATGTGATCAACATCGATTAAGGGAATTAAATCCCAATTGATTTCACCGGTATCGCTGGCGTTGATGGGAATGCCGTCTATCAGTGCCAGGATTCGGGTGCCGGCGCCATACATAAAACCGGATGAATTGCGAATATTGACCTGGTTGCCAATGAAGACGGTTCCAGGCACATAGGTTAACGCATCATTAATCGAGTAAATCGCTTTTTGTGCGATTTCCCTGGCTGTAATCACACCAACACTCACAGGTGCTAGAAGGAGATCCTGTTCCTTTTTGCTCGCGATGACAACCACCGGGTTCATTTCCAGGATATCTTCTTGTAATACAAATTCTACAGAAATGACCTGATCCTGTTCTACTTCAATGGCACTCTGTCCACTTTGAAAACCAATGAACGAAGCCTTCAAACTCCAGACGCCCGCAGGAACATTAAAAATCGTAAACAATCCTTTGCCATCTGTTGTCACTCCTAGTGTACTGTTTTCGATAAAAACATTCACTGAGGCTAATGGTTTTCCA
Protein-coding sequences here:
- a CDS encoding TonB-dependent receptor, which gives rise to MLATTFAFAQGTIQGKVISNKDGKPLASVNVFIENSTLGVTTDGKGLFTIFNVPAGVWSLKASFIGFQSGQSAIEVEQDQVISVEFVLQEDILEMNPVVVIASKKEQDLLLAPVSVGVITAREIAQKAIYSINDALTYVPGTVFIGNQVNIRNSSGFMYGAGTRILALIDGIPINASDTGEINWDLIPLIDVDHIEVIKGAGSFLYGANALGGVINIITKKPSQKGKLIIQTSAGIYDDPYHKEWRWTDRTRHFNRQDISYSKQFGKIGLQVSLRRDENTGYKENGYHHRVIGSAKIHYAFNSNSNLTIYGSLMRDRRGEFIMWKDQANVLLTPNEDAATELAKINQGQFYVIFQHTHSAKLSSKIRFSLNELLLGNKFDKPDEFFPAIGPGMEWSGIWIPSKNHTITAGLEYKADKAHIIHIGKHEAYTIGPYIQHEFIPITALTVTSGFRYDYYQLDDRPAEKTFSPRIGLNYLVNPDWSLRASAGKGFRPPAIIERFLNLSYAGFELLPNPELKSERAWSFELGSRFHLTNTWVGDIAVFQNDYWDLIEPTIDITSNSVQFLNIARPRIQGIELSSKLSFWNNHIGLDASATIMDHEDLTTGKYLFYRPRKILKFIPSFKWGNFDVQLEYQYMSRSDRVQVFPLDDRVPMRLWNMKMNYQWDFIRFTGGIHNLFNYNYTTRERFLEPIRNVRLGFQLEL